Within the Kribbella aluminosa genome, the region GGCAGACCTTGGTTACCGCTTGCTGCCTTGTCCTGTCCCTGTCCGCCGGCGTCCTGGCCGCGGTTCCGTACGCTCCGTCCGCGGAGGCGAGACCGCCGGATCCAGCCGTCAAGAAGAAGCAACTCGACTCGAAGATCAACCAGTCCAAGGCTGATCTCGACGACGCGTCCGACCAGCTCGGCAAGTCCGTTGCCGCGTACAACCAAGCCGTCACGAAGTACCAGGCCGTGCAGGCCCGGTACGCCGTCGCGCAGGGGCAGCTCGCCGCCGCGAAGGCCGCCGATGCGGTTGCCGCGGGCAAGCTTGTCGCGGCCGAGGCGGCGGTCAGGACGGCGACGTCCGACGTGGCGGCCGGCCAGCGGCAGATCGCCGAGAAGCGTTCGGTGGCGGGTCGCGCCGTACGGTCGGCGTACCAGCAGCAGAACGGTCTGGTCGGGCTGTCGATCGCGCTCAGCGGCGCGGCGCCGGCCGACATCGCGACCGGGATGCAGGTACAGCGGAACGTGTTCGGCATCCAGAGCAACGCGATCGCGAACCTGAACACGGCGCAGGCGCAGCTGGCCAGTAAGCAGGTCAAGCTCACCGCGGCGGAGAAGGACGCCGAGACCGCCCGCGCCGAGGCGGCCGCGACGGTCAAGAAGGTCACGGAGCTGACCAAGCAGGTCGCGGCCGACCGGGCGGAGGCGGCATCGGTCGCGGCGGTCAAGCTGACCGCGTTCAAGGCTGCGGAGAAGGAGAAGAACTCCGAGCTCGCGCAGTACAACTCGCTGCTGCGGGAGCGGAACCGCGTCCAGCAGATGCTGATCGCGCAGGCGAAGGCCGAGAAGGCCGCGGCCGCGCGCCGGAACATACCGGATCCGGTGCCGACCGGTGGCGGGCGGCTCGCGTATCCGGTCAGCAGCTACATCACGTCGCCGTACGGCATGCGGTTCCACCCGATCCTGCACATCTGGAAGCTGCACGACGGCACCGACTTCAGCGCTCCCTGCGGTACGCCGGTCCGCGCCGCGGCGGACGGGGTGGTGACGGACAAGTACTTCAACGGCGGATACGGGAACCGGCTGTTCATCTCACACGGGGTGATCGCTGGTCACTCGATCACGACGGTCTACAACCACCTGTCGAAGTACAAGGCGCAGGTCGGCGAACGGGTGCAGCGCGGCGAGATCATCGCGTGGTCCGGTACGACCGGGTACTCCACCGGGTGCCACCTGCACTTCATGGTCTACAAGGACGGCACCGTGGTTAATCCGATGGGGTGGCTCTGAGGTATCTGGGATACTGGCCGGATGGTGAAACAGTCCGGCCGGGAGAAGCCGATCGCGCAGAATCGCAAGGCGCGACACGACTACCACATCGATGACGTGGTGGAGGCCGGGCTGGTGCTGACCGGGACCGAGGTCAAGTCCCTCCGGCAGGGCCGGGCCTCCCTGGTCGACGCGTTCGCCGCCGTCCGCGGGAACGAGCTGTGGCTGCAAGGGATGCACATCCCGGAGTACAAACACGGCACCTGGACCAACCACGAACCCCGCCGTACGCGGAAGTTGCTGCTGCACAAGGACGAGGTCGAGAAGCTGATCCGGGCCGTCGAGCAGCAGGGCGTCTCGCTGATCCCGCTGTCCCTGTACTTCAAGGACGGCTACGCCAAGGTCGAGCTGGCCACCGGCCGCGGCAAGAAGGACTACGACAAACGCCACGCCCTCGCCGAACGCCAAGCCACCCGCGAAGCCCAACGAGCCCTCTCCGACCGCCGCCGCGGCTGACCCTGTGGAAAAGTCCACCGGCTGATCGCCGAATCCGGATACGCTCAAGCAGGAAGAACAGGGGCGGGGCGGCGACGCCCGGAGCCGGGGTGGGGTTCGGTCAGGGGTCGTTCCGGGCTGAACCCGATGGGGTGGAGGAGCTCGGGCGCGCACAGTGGGAGCATGTCCACTTCAGAGTTGCTGGTGACGTCGGCGCAGCGGGATCGGGCCGTCGAGATCCTGAAAGAGATGTACGCCGACGGCCGCCTGGACCACATGGAGTTCGACCTCCGGCTGGACAAGGCCCTCAAGGCGCGGACCCGGGCCGAGCTGAACAGCACGTTCGACGGGCTCGTCGCCCGGCCGGTGCCGACGTTCGCCCCGGCCGCCTTCACCCGGCCCGCGCCGCCGCAGACCTACCAGGGCGACGGCCGCGGGATGGGCACGATCGCGCACTGGCTCGGGTACCCGACGTTCTTCGTCGGCCCGGCGCTGGTCGTCGCGACGGCCGGCCAGAAGAACCCCGCCGTACGCCGGCACGCCGTCGAGGCGCTGAACTTCCAGCTGACCGCGGTCGGGGCGTTCGCGCTGCTCGGGATCATGACCGGGTTCACCCACGGGTTCCTCGGGTTCCTGTTCCCGATCGTCGGGATCCTGTGGTTCCTGCTGACCGGCATCGGCGGTCTCGCCACCGCGGCCGGCGGTAAGTTCCGGTACCCGTTCACGCTGCGCCTGATCAAGTAGGCCCTACCCTGCTGGAATGGGCGTTCCGGTCGGGGTGCGGTGGGAGGTCGGCGCGTTCCTCGGCCTGACCGCGGCGACCGGGCTGATCGACGCGGTGAGCTACCTGAAGCTCGGACACACCTTCGTCGCGAACATGACCGGAAACGTGGTGTTCCTCGGGTTCGCGGTGGCGCCCGGGTCGGGGTTCCGCCTCGGCCCGCCGGTGGTCGCCGTACTGGGGTTCGTACTCGGCTCACTGCTCGGCGGCCGGGCGGCGCGGGTCCTGGAGGCACGCCCGCGGCGCTGGCTCGGGATCGCCTTCGGGGCACAGGCCGCGGCGCTCCTGCTGTGCGGGCTGCTCGTCGGAGTCGGCGTACTGCGGGATTCCGGCGGTACGTCGTACCTGCTGATCCTCGCGCTGGCCGGGTGCTTCGGGCTGCAGAACGCGACCGTACGGCACGTCGCCCCGAAGGACATGACGACGACCGTACTCACCCTGACCCTGACCGGCCTCGCCGCCGACAGCGTGCTCGGAAACGGCCGCGCCGCCCCGCCGTACCGCCGCCTCGGCTCGATCCTCGCCATGCTCGCCGGCGCCGCCACCGGCGCCCTGCTACTCCAGGTCACCACCGCCTGGGTGATCGCCCTCGCCGGAGCCGTGGTCGCCACCGCGGCGGCGATCTTCCTCCTGGCGCCCGCGGACTGAGGGAATGTCAGGTGCGGGCGGCTGGTTGGACTTGGTAGTGTGGAGCTTCCACCGCGGTACGGGTGGGAGTTTGACAACTCAACAGGGGGTGAACGGTTTCGACTTTGGACGTATGTT harbors:
- a CDS encoding DUF1707 and DUF4870 domain-containing protein, whose product is MSTSELLVTSAQRDRAVEILKEMYADGRLDHMEFDLRLDKALKARTRAELNSTFDGLVARPVPTFAPAAFTRPAPPQTYQGDGRGMGTIAHWLGYPTFFVGPALVVATAGQKNPAVRRHAVEALNFQLTAVGAFALLGIMTGFTHGFLGFLFPIVGILWFLLTGIGGLATAAGGKFRYPFTLRLIK
- a CDS encoding YoaK family protein, giving the protein MGVPVGVRWEVGAFLGLTAATGLIDAVSYLKLGHTFVANMTGNVVFLGFAVAPGSGFRLGPPVVAVLGFVLGSLLGGRAARVLEARPRRWLGIAFGAQAAALLLCGLLVGVGVLRDSGGTSYLLILALAGCFGLQNATVRHVAPKDMTTTVLTLTLTGLAADSVLGNGRAAPPYRRLGSILAMLAGAATGALLLQVTTAWVIALAGAVVATAAAIFLLAPAD
- a CDS encoding peptidoglycan DD-metalloendopeptidase family protein; this encodes MVTACCLVLSLSAGVLAAVPYAPSAEARPPDPAVKKKQLDSKINQSKADLDDASDQLGKSVAAYNQAVTKYQAVQARYAVAQGQLAAAKAADAVAAGKLVAAEAAVRTATSDVAAGQRQIAEKRSVAGRAVRSAYQQQNGLVGLSIALSGAAPADIATGMQVQRNVFGIQSNAIANLNTAQAQLASKQVKLTAAEKDAETARAEAAATVKKVTELTKQVAADRAEAASVAAVKLTAFKAAEKEKNSELAQYNSLLRERNRVQQMLIAQAKAEKAAAARRNIPDPVPTGGGRLAYPVSSYITSPYGMRFHPILHIWKLHDGTDFSAPCGTPVRAAADGVVTDKYFNGGYGNRLFISHGVIAGHSITTVYNHLSKYKAQVGERVQRGEIIAWSGTTGYSTGCHLHFMVYKDGTVVNPMGWL
- the smpB gene encoding SsrA-binding protein SmpB; this encodes MVKQSGREKPIAQNRKARHDYHIDDVVEAGLVLTGTEVKSLRQGRASLVDAFAAVRGNELWLQGMHIPEYKHGTWTNHEPRRTRKLLLHKDEVEKLIRAVEQQGVSLIPLSLYFKDGYAKVELATGRGKKDYDKRHALAERQATREAQRALSDRRRG